In Nocardioides faecalis, the following proteins share a genomic window:
- a CDS encoding fibronectin type III domain-containing protein, with amino-acid sequence MPALRRSLGVAVAGVLLASGAAVLAPLTAPASAGAPDDVSMTAQEPLLDDPRPGRAAIRALGDKLPQAAVRNGLAPAELRALLREQPDAWVDRRGALYYADPAPSPAELAAVPRAAPQPLAALADTFALHSNPSARLTIFLDLDGATVAGTAWNDDAGIPAGDHPAWDPAGNGSTFNDAERSAIQQVWAIVAEDYAPFDVDVTTEDPGVEALLRSDAADTEYGTRVLITPSVAAHEGLCDAVCGGLAYLGTFDEIGPDAQPAWVFPPALSDDPKAVAEAASHEAGHNLGLEHDGKGEEDYYEGHGSWAPVMGAGYVRPVVQWSAGSYAGATEAQDDVAAIAGYLGRRADEASNVLASPSPLPSGTAVITSREDVDVYSLGACAAGVTVTVSPSVVAPNLDVRASLHTADGTERLAVDPPSGPGDGITASNMGATLTVPATADGWVLRVDGVGRGTWANGYDDYGSLGAYTVTSGCGSAPPARVPGAPAAVSATAGNTSARVSWTAPSANGAAITGYRVSAAPGGRSCTTTALTCTVTGLTNGTAYRFTVSATNAAGTGPASAASAAATPRAPVPAATRPARMAVPKVKVKGRKVTLTWAAPATGGAPVTRYVIDLNKGKDKVAKASARKIVLKLKKGSYKVRVAAVNRLGQAPYTAWVTIRVR; translated from the coding sequence CTGGACGATCCGCGACCGGGCCGCGCCGCGATCCGGGCGCTGGGCGACAAGCTGCCGCAGGCCGCCGTACGCAACGGCCTGGCCCCGGCCGAGCTGCGCGCGCTGTTGCGCGAGCAGCCCGACGCCTGGGTGGACCGTCGCGGGGCGCTCTACTACGCCGACCCGGCGCCGTCGCCGGCCGAGCTCGCCGCGGTGCCGCGGGCGGCCCCCCAGCCGCTGGCGGCGCTGGCGGACACCTTCGCGCTGCACAGCAATCCGTCCGCGCGGCTGACCATCTTCCTCGACCTCGACGGCGCGACCGTCGCCGGCACGGCGTGGAACGACGACGCCGGCATCCCCGCCGGCGACCACCCTGCCTGGGACCCCGCCGGCAACGGCTCGACCTTCAACGACGCCGAGCGGTCGGCGATCCAGCAGGTGTGGGCGATCGTGGCCGAGGACTACGCCCCCTTCGACGTCGACGTGACCACCGAGGACCCGGGAGTCGAGGCGCTGCTGCGCAGCGACGCGGCCGACACCGAGTACGGCACCCGGGTGCTCATCACCCCGAGCGTCGCGGCCCATGAGGGCCTCTGTGACGCCGTGTGCGGCGGCCTGGCCTACCTGGGCACCTTCGACGAGATCGGCCCCGACGCCCAACCGGCCTGGGTGTTCCCCCCGGCGCTGTCCGACGACCCCAAGGCGGTCGCCGAGGCGGCCTCCCACGAGGCGGGTCACAACCTCGGCCTCGAGCACGACGGCAAGGGCGAGGAGGACTACTACGAGGGCCACGGGAGCTGGGCGCCGGTCATGGGCGCGGGCTACGTGCGACCGGTCGTGCAGTGGAGCGCCGGCAGCTACGCCGGGGCCACCGAGGCCCAGGACGACGTCGCCGCCATCGCCGGCTACCTCGGCCGGCGCGCCGACGAGGCCTCGAACGTGCTCGCCTCGCCCTCGCCGCTGCCCTCGGGCACGGCCGTGATCACCAGCAGGGAGGACGTCGACGTCTACTCGCTGGGCGCCTGCGCGGCCGGCGTCACCGTCACGGTCTCGCCGAGCGTGGTGGCGCCCAACCTCGACGTGCGGGCCAGCCTGCACACCGCCGACGGCACCGAGCGGCTCGCCGTGGACCCGCCCTCCGGTCCCGGTGACGGCATCACCGCCTCCAACATGGGCGCCACCCTCACCGTGCCGGCGACCGCGGACGGCTGGGTCCTGCGGGTCGACGGCGTCGGCCGCGGCACCTGGGCCAACGGGTACGACGACTACGGCAGCCTCGGCGCCTACACCGTCACCAGTGGCTGCGGCAGCGCGCCGCCCGCCCGCGTGCCCGGCGCCCCCGCCGCGGTGAGCGCCACTGCCGGCAACACCTCGGCTCGGGTCTCCTGGACCGCGCCGTCGGCGAATGGGGCCGCGATCACCGGCTACCGGGTGAGTGCGGCTCCCGGCGGGCGGAGCTGCACCACGACCGCGCTGACCTGCACGGTCACCGGCCTGACCAACGGCACCGCCTACCGGTTCACGGTGTCGGCGACCAACGCTGCCGGTACCGGCCCCGCCTCCGCCGCGTCCGCGGCGGCCACCCCGCGGGCGCCGGTGCCCGCCGCGACCCGGCCCGCGCGGATGGCCGTCCCGAAGGTGAAGGTCAAGGGCCGCAAGGTCACGCTGACCTGGGCCGCGCCGGCCACCGGCGGTGCGCCGGTGACGCGCTACGTGATCGACCTGAACAAGGGCAAGGACAAGGTCGCCAAGGCATCCGCCCGCAAGATCGTGCTGAAGCTCAAGAAGGGCAGCTACAAGGTCCGCGTCGCCGCAGTCAACCGGCTCGGCCAGGCGCCGTACACCGCGTGGGTCACCATCCGGGTGAGATGA